The Mucilaginibacter gracilis genomic interval AAACTCGCCCTGCCGGTCACTTCCCGAAACCCGCTTTCAGCATGCTGGTCGTTAAATTTAAACGTAAAAACATCTGTGCTTTAATAAGAAGTCTTCGATATTATCGGGTGATATGACCAAAGTCTTAGACCCCGGATAATTATCTGTAAATGTTTGCGGAAAGCGAACGGTTCCTTTAGACGACCATTTAAATTCATAAGCGGCCAACTGTTCCCCATCTTCCTCGATCAGATCGATCTCCTGCTGCTGGTTGGTTCTCCAGAAAAAAGAAACGACATCGATATCGTGGTATTTCAGGTATTTCATTCGTTCCGAGATCACATAGTTCTCCCATAACGCACCCGTATCCGTCCTTGAACCTAATGGTTTAAAATTATTGATAATGGCGTTCCGGATCCCGCAATCATAGAAATAGATCTTCTTTCCCTTTTTGATCTCGTTCCTGACATTGCGGCTGAATGCAGGTAACCTGAAAACCACAAAGGTCTTTTCCAACAGGTCGATGTATTTATCGATGGTTTTACTATCGCTCCCGATCGTCTGGCCCAATTCATGAAAACTCACCTCACTTCCTACCTGCAAGGCGAGCGCCTTCAAAAGTTTCTCCAGCAACAAGGGTTTTTTAACCTGCTCCAGCATCAATAAGTCCTTATACAAATAACTCCCTGCCAATAACTTCAACAGCTCTTTCTCTTCCCCGACCTTGGTCACGATCTCCGGATAATACCCGAAGATCATGCGCTGCTCGATCATGCGTTTCTCCTGGACAAGCCCGTTCGCCCCGACCAGTTCTTCAAAACTCAATGGGTAAAGCATATATTCATACTTCCTCCCCGTTAAAGGCTCATTGACCTGGCTTGACAACTCAAACGCGGATGAACCCGTAGCAATGACCTGAACATCTTTGATCTGATCGGTAAATAATTTCAGGGTAAGCCCAATGTTAGGGATACGCTGCGCCTCATCGATGAATACTATTTTTTTCTGACCAACCACGGCCCTGAGTTTTGTCGCTGTGGTATTCGTCAAAATATCCCTGACATCGGCATCATCGCCATTTAAATATAAATGATCCTTGTCTCTTAGGATCTCCTCAACCAAAGTTGACTTACCCGATTGCCGAGGTCCGAATAACAAAATGGCCTTCCCCTTAAAAAGCCTTTCTTCTATCGTACTTTGTAAACTGCGTATAATCATTTTGGATTTCAATCCTTAAATTACATAGTGAATTTGGATTTCAATCCAAAATTAACATATTGGTTTCGGATTAACAAGTACCACGAAGATATTTTGATGAAATGACCCGAATCCCGATAGGAGTCTTTAAATTAGCACCAGCAAAGGCCAGAGGCCTTTATAACGCTCTCCTGTGTTTTGGGACAGGAGGGCGTTTCTATTTTTTTATTCCGTTAGCAGCAAATAAATATACGCCGCCAACAGGATCAGTTTCCCAGCTATCTTTCTCGTTAGCATGAGATGAACGTCTGCTTCCGTTTCAATAATGAGGACTTTTACGATTGAAGGCGCCCCGCTTCTCCGTCCAATAAAAAGCCCCGTGTATGCTATTAAGCTAATATGTCAATGAATTAAAACAATACGACCTGAATAGAAGGCGTTTATCCCGCTTCAAGATAGTCTAAACCCGCTTTAAAGGCAGGAATGCCGATTTTGCGATCGCGGCTCTATTGTTGTATGACTTATAGTGCAATTGCCTTATTTACACATATTTCCCGATCCGTATCATGAATTTATCAGAATCCAAAAGGCTAAAATAGTCAAACTCTTTAGCGCACTCAATTTTAGTCAAAGTCAAAAGATCAATGATGTTTTAAAACTGGCTGCAGAAACAGCAAACGTACCGATGGTAACGATCTCCCTTATGGGTAAGGACACCCAGTTCATTAAATCAAACATCGGCCTGGATGTTGACGAAGGTAGCCGCGAAACGTCCTTCTGCAAATATCTACTGGACAGTAAAGAGGTACTCGTCGTTCCAGATACATTAGTTGATGATCGCTTTATGAACAACCCTGCCGTGGTAAGTTATCCGGATATTCGATTTTATGCGGGCGCCCCCTTGATCAGCAATGCCGGTTACCATATAGGCTCTCTTTGTGTGTACGACCAGATCCCTCACATATTTACCAAAAGCCGGCAACAGATATTAGGTATCCTTGCGACCCAGGTCATGCATATCATGGAACTGGAGCTTGCAGTTATCCTGGCGGACAAACGCATCAATCATTTGGCCAACTGGGGAACAAAGAAAGCTTCGTTAGAACGGAAACTCAGAGCTTTTTTTGAACGCTCACCGCTCTGCCATACGCTGATCAGCCCTAACTTCAGGATACTCGATTTTAATATCGCAGCAGCAACCTTTATCAAAGATACACACGATCTGCGCTTGCAGGTCGGCAAAAATATCAGGAATTACCTGAGCAAGACATTCAGGGTTCTGTTTAGTTTATATTTTAAAAAGGCTGTTGGCGGGGAGCACATCAAGCAGGAAGTATTGATCAAAAATGATGCAGGTGTTTCCAAGTGGTGGGAAGTTTCCCTGGACCCGGTAACAAATGAGGCTGGTCAAGTTACCAGCATCGCTTACAATGCCACCAATATTAATGATCGAAAGATGCAGTTGCCTGAGATCTCAGCTCAGAACAAAGCGCTATCGAACATCGCCTATATTCAGTCACACCAATACCGAAGACCCGTCGCCTCGATCCTTGGCCTGTTCGAATTGATCAGGGCCGATAATTATCAGCCCGACCGTGAATGTTTAATATTAATGGAAAAAGCCGTCAATGAGCTGGACCTGGTGATCAAGCAAGTGGTTGATGTCGCTGGGCCACACACCTCAAAAGTTTCGGCCTGATCTCGCGGCTACGCAGCTATGTTTTTGTATGCAAACTGAACGCAGTCTCGTGCTTGATCTCTGATATGACAAAAAAGCTTTCTACGTGCCCGATATCTTTTACCTTGGCCAGCTTGTCGATCAGAACATCATTGTATTCTTTCATATCCCGGATCACGATGCGGAGCAAAAAATCGAAGGAACCCGTCATATGGTAACATTCCATGACCTCGGTTATTTTAATGATCTCTTCTTTAAACGCAAGCAAGCCCTCTTGTGAGTGTTCTTTGACCTGTACCTGTGTGAAAGCTGTCAGGCTCTTGCCTATTTTATCCTGGTTGAGTATGGCAGCATAGCGTTTAATGTAACCCTCTTCCTGCAAGCGGCGAACACGGATATGAATAGGGGTAACAGATTTGTGCAGGCGATGTGCCAGCTCCTTGTGTGTAAGCCGCGCATCTTCCTGCAGCAGCTGTAAGATACCCATATCGGTTTGGTCAAACTGGTGACTCATATCGTTCAATAATTTAATATAATGACGGGCCTTAGTGTATAAAATACAATATAAGGACGAATAATTGGTAGTGCTAAAGTATTGATATTAGAGATAAATGACAAGCTAAATTCTATTTCCTGACGGGTTGCTTAGTGTATTGTAACCCGATTTTTGTTCATTGCAGAGTGCTATTTTACCAAGAAAGGGTCGTTTTTAACCTTCAATTAGTTTTAACAACTATTTAAGGTATGGCTCATGGTCATGTTTTCTAAAATCAATAGCATGTATAGTAACAAAGACCAAAACACCCAACCTTTACTTCGCGGATCAGCAATGCCAATGCCCTCAACAACCAATAACATAAATACAGACTTATGAAACCCTTTAATAGTCCTGAAACCTTAATACCACTCGGTGTGGTGATCGCCTTTTTATTGGTCCTGGTGGTAAAACGCTACCATAAGGCTGAAAAAGAGTATGACGATGATTTTCAGGGTTGGATATAAATGATCTCATTATAAAAAGTATGGAGCAATTAATCTTTAGTACTAAAGTGCACACGCAATTACCTGTTCAGGAATTGGTTAAGCAGACACTGATGCGAGGTGAAGGTGTTTTGAACGACACCGGTGCGCTGCTGGTGAAAACCGGTGCCTTTACCGGGCGCAGCCCCCAAGATAAATTTATCGTGCGCGATAGCTTAGCCGAAACGGCTGTCAACTGGAATAAGTTCAACACGCCCATTGATGAAAAATATTTCTTCGGACTGAAAGAGCAAATGTTGGCATACCTTAATAAGCTACCCGAACTTTGGTTGAGGGACGCCTATGCCTGCGCCGATCCTGCCCACCGCTTAAACATACGGGTGATCAATGAGCATCCATGGTGCAATCATTTTGTGGCCAATATGTTCTTAGAGCCGACCGCAAGAGAGCTCGAAGGTTTTGAACCTGAATGGCTCGTGATCCAGGCCCCGGGTTTTAAAGCCGATCCTGAAAAAGATGGCACACGCCAGGCAAATTTTACAGTGATTTCGTTCGCTTACAAAACCATATTGATCGGAGGCACCGGGTACACCGGAGAGATCAAAAAAGGGATCTTCACGGTCCTGAATTTTATCCTGCCCTTTCAAAAAAGAGTACTATCCATGCATTGCAGCGCCAATGAGGGCCCCAAAGGCGACACAGCGATATTTTTTGGTTTGAGCGGTACAGGCAAAACCACCTTGAGTTCTGACGCCGGCCGTAAACTAATCGGCGATGACGAGCATGGCTGGAACGAACAGGGCGTATTTAATTTTGAGGGTGGCTGTTACGCTAAGATCATAGACCTGTCAGCTGAGTTTGAACCCGAGATCTTCCAGGCTATCCGGCCCGGTGCATTGGTAGAAAACGCCTCTTTCGTTAAAGATTCCAATAAAATAGATTTTGCCGATCGCTCCTTAACAGAAAATACCAGGGTCAGTTACCCGATCAGCCATATTCGAAATGCGAAGTCCCAGTCGGTGACCGGAGTACCACAAAATATATTCTTTTTAACCTGCGATGCTTACGGCGTGATTCCGCCTATCAGCAAACTGACCAAAGAGCAGGCCATGTTCCATTTCTTAAGTGGCTACACCGCAAAGATCGCCGGGACCGAAGAAGGAGTAACCGAACCGCAAGTAACCTTCAGCACCTGTTTTGGTGCACCTTTTTTACCATTGCATCCAAGTCACTACGCAGCGTTGCTTGGTGAATACCTGGACCTTTACCTGGTAAAGGTCTGGCTGGTTAATACCGGATGGACGGGAGGGAGTTACGGCACCGGTTGCCGCATCGCGATCAAATACACCAGGGCTATGATCAATGCCGCTCTAAACAATGAGCTTGACCGCGTAGATTATAACAAAGACCCGGTTTTCGGCTTAAGCGTTCCCCAACAATGTGAGGGCGTACCCGCCGAATTACTTAATCCACGAAATACCTGGACCGATCCGATCGCCT includes:
- a CDS encoding ATP-binding protein; this encodes MIIRSLQSTIEERLFKGKAILLFGPRQSGKSTLVEEILRDKDHLYLNGDDADVRDILTNTTATKLRAVVGQKKIVFIDEAQRIPNIGLTLKLFTDQIKDVQVIATGSSAFELSSQVNEPLTGRKYEYMLYPLSFEELVGANGLVQEKRMIEQRMIFGYYPEIVTKVGEEKELLKLLAGSYLYKDLLMLEQVKKPLLLEKLLKALALQVGSEVSFHELGQTIGSDSKTIDKYIDLLEKTFVVFRLPAFSRNVRNEIKKGKKIYFYDCGIRNAIINNFKPLGSRTDTGALWENYVISERMKYLKYHDIDVVSFFWRTNQQQEIDLIEEDGEQLAAYEFKWSSKGTVRFPQTFTDNYPGSKTLVISPDNIEDFLLKHRCFYV
- a CDS encoding GAF domain-containing protein — its product is MQLPYLHIFPDPYHEFIRIQKAKIVKLFSALNFSQSQKINDVLKLAAETANVPMVTISLMGKDTQFIKSNIGLDVDEGSRETSFCKYLLDSKEVLVVPDTLVDDRFMNNPAVVSYPDIRFYAGAPLISNAGYHIGSLCVYDQIPHIFTKSRQQILGILATQVMHIMELELAVILADKRINHLANWGTKKASLERKLRAFFERSPLCHTLISPNFRILDFNIAAATFIKDTHDLRLQVGKNIRNYLSKTFRVLFSLYFKKAVGGEHIKQEVLIKNDAGVSKWWEVSLDPVTNEAGQVTSIAYNATNINDRKMQLPEISAQNKALSNIAYIQSHQYRRPVASILGLFELIRADNYQPDRECLILMEKAVNELDLVIKQVVDVAGPHTSKVSA
- a CDS encoding Lrp/AsnC family transcriptional regulator codes for the protein MSHQFDQTDMGILQLLQEDARLTHKELAHRLHKSVTPIHIRVRRLQEEGYIKRYAAILNQDKIGKSLTAFTQVQVKEHSQEGLLAFKEEIIKITEVMECYHMTGSFDFLLRIVIRDMKEYNDVLIDKLAKVKDIGHVESFFVISEIKHETAFSLHTKT
- the pckA gene encoding phosphoenolpyruvate carboxykinase (ATP) produces the protein MEQLIFSTKVHTQLPVQELVKQTLMRGEGVLNDTGALLVKTGAFTGRSPQDKFIVRDSLAETAVNWNKFNTPIDEKYFFGLKEQMLAYLNKLPELWLRDAYACADPAHRLNIRVINEHPWCNHFVANMFLEPTARELEGFEPEWLVIQAPGFKADPEKDGTRQANFTVISFAYKTILIGGTGYTGEIKKGIFTVLNFILPFQKRVLSMHCSANEGPKGDTAIFFGLSGTGKTTLSSDAGRKLIGDDEHGWNEQGVFNFEGGCYAKIIDLSAEFEPEIFQAIRPGALVENASFVKDSNKIDFADRSLTENTRVSYPISHIRNAKSQSVTGVPQNIFFLTCDAYGVIPPISKLTKEQAMFHFLSGYTAKIAGTEEGVTEPQVTFSTCFGAPFLPLHPSHYAALLGEYLDLYLVKVWLVNTGWTGGSYGTGCRIAIKYTRAMINAALNNELDRVDYNKDPVFGLSVPQQCEGVPAELLNPRNTWTDPIAYDETAKKLAQKFQDNYQQYKQVAMS